The window ATGGCCCGATATTTAACCAGCGGTGGGCAGTGCCGCcggtgttaaacctggatattctgtgctgtttctgttgagcggcattgaatatccatttttaaccactaaaaagttcACCAGTTATGCCAGTATTCAGTGCTAaatgttaactttttagcagttaaagataagcTGCTAGTTATGcgcctaaccggctatgtcatgcGATAGTTGGTTAGTGGTAACTAGTAACTTTGgacattcagcaggagataactggtcatctcatgctgaatattgctggttaggtgCTAAAACGCTATTTAACCTGTCAGCAGACATTCCTGACCgtttaaatagtgctgaaaacccgagggggggggagggggagggcagaggggggtGTTAGCGGCTGGAGTGCGAAAAGCGCCAGAAACAGGATTTTAGCTGTTCCTCCAGGAGAGCTGTAACAAGGTCAAGAACTTTTAGCACTGTATAAAAATTTAACAGCGAGTTTTCCGAAGACGTTGGAGTCAATGCGAATTAACTGAGGGAACATCTGCAAGACAAGAGTTCCAGTAATCAAAGTCTATTCAAAACAAGGGCATGAATTGTAAAGCACATATGTCTCCGAATGACCTGAGGGGGCGAAGCTCCTTAAACTAAAAAATGATTTCCTCACAAGAGAGGGGATTTGGGGTGCGATAGAACGTTCACAATCAATAAAAACACTACATCTTTGATAGAAATGAAACCTCCAGGAGTTCACCTTTACTTCGACACTGGATGTGACTCTTTGTGGGGTTTCCAAGCAAAGGTCATACTTTCATTGTGGTGAGCACAGGGGCAGAGTCTGGGGACAGTGTGGGCAGAACACGCATGTATGTGCATTGATTATAAAATATTATCTTATTTGCATATTTGTAATACATAGTTGCAGTCGTTAGGACAGAGGTAAGTGATTGTGCTTAAATTATGGTGTATTTTGGGCCACTTATACCACAATTCTGTAAATAAAAGTAGGCAACTACATTTCTTTATCAAATCAGCTGAAGAGATGCTTTTTGGCTGCCTTAAACGAGGGACCTAGTTATGAATTTACCCCCCTTCTATGTGCTGAAAAGCAATGCTAAGCACCTCAATTATGGGGAGCCTAATGGTCAGTGGAGCAGCCGGTGACCCAggggggttcaattcccattgcaggtccttgtgactctgggcaagtcacttaactctccgctgccctggtacaaaataagtacctgtaaccgctttgattgtaaccagagaaaggcaatatatcaaatcccatccctttcctttcccttacctTCTCCAAACATCTCCCCCAAAGTCACCCACtctttaggctcctaaatttagggaAGCCAGTTTAACTTTGGGAGTCCAGGCTCCCGATTTCCCAAACTAAAATACCTAGGTAAAGAGACTTCCGATGCACCTTTTGGCAGGTGTCATGGCGATCTGCTGGAATGTTTACGttttttatgctttttttgtttttaatatcctTTTAACTTCAATTTGCAATGGAGTTCCCatttctttttatcatttttagtacagtctcgattactTGACATAAACGGGACCAGCTCGTTGGTCAGATAATCCCTTAAAAATGTTCTGAAAACAAACTTAATGCATgaagaacaggcatagggtatctgtcttaaaaatattgtttatgaCCTCTAACCAGCAGCGTGTGAAGCCGGAAAACAGGAAAAGAACTTGCGCACTTCTTAACGGCAACGCGATGTCATCACCAGGTGGGTCCgttggatatgctggatggttggaTCATTGAAGgccagataattgagactgtactgctTTGTAAATTGTATGGCTGTGTATTCATGACATGGTGGTATAATAAGCTAAATAAgccataaaccataaaattagcctattttgaaaattgtccccatTCAAGGCATCGTCTCTAATCACATGATTGGGTTTTAATTTATTTCAGGATTTAGCCTCAATTTTCAGATCGTTTCCCTGCAGCACAGACTAGGATGAGACTTTTGGTAATCTAACCCTTAGTATGGACAATCTCTTCCCAATGCAGTGAACAGCCAACGAGTTTAATGAAATGCAGATCAGCGACTTTCACTGCTGGCCACGTATCGCAGCAACTCCAGTGACACCTGTATTTAACATACACCACGTCTAGTTTTGCATTATTACCTTCAGAATGAGAACGAAGGATCCTGGAGATGTAGAAAACATAACAGCTGTGACAGAATTCATCATTCTGGGACTCTCGGATAATCCGGATTTGCAGGTTCCACTGTTTCTGATCTTCCTGCTTATCTACCTGATTACCCTGCTGGGGAACCTGGCAATTGTGATAGCGACCTGCATCGACCCCCGTCTGCACACCCCCATGTACTTCTTTCTCAGTCACCTGTCATTCACAGACATCTGCTGCACCTCCAACATCGTGCCGAAACTGCTGGTGATTTTCCTTGCAGGGGAGAAGACCATTTCCTACTCTGGGTGCATTATGCAGCTGTTTTTCTTCATGGGTTTTGCTTGCACCGAATGCTTCCTCCTCACTGCCATGGCTTATGATCGTTATGTGGCCGTCTGCCACCCCCTGCACTATCTGCTCATCATGAATCAGAAAGTTTACGTCTTGCTGGCAGCCGCTTCCTGGACCGGTGGCTTCCTAACTTCTGTGACAATCATGGTTTCCGTCATCTGCCTGTCATTCTGTGCTTCTAATGAGATTAATCATATCTTTTGTGAACTCATGCCGCTGCTAAAGCTTTCCTGTACTGACACAGCCAGCGCTGAAACAGTGCTATTCATCGCAGCCGCATTGACCTCAGTGCCTGCCTCTCTGGTGACGCTTACATCCTACACCTTCATCATCTCAGCCATCCTGAGGATCCGCTCTGCGGAGGGGAAGCGcaaagccttctccacctgctcctcccatCTCACCGTCATCTCTGTGTTCTATTTGTCAATTTTCTGTGTGTACCTGAGGCCCAACTCCACTTATTCCCTGCAGCAGGGGAAAATTCTGTCTGTGGTCTACACGACGGTCACCCCCATGCTGAACCCCCTGATTTACAGCCTGAGGAACAAGGATGTGAAAAACGCACTGAGGAAAGTTATCGGAAGGTAGCTGAGCGGTATAAAGGGACATTCCTTTAATAAAAGCAAAATAGGAAATCTAGAAACACATTACCTGCTTTGATTCCTTTTGTTctggaaataaaaaatgtttaacttCAATTAAATTAAATGTTTTAAATTGAAAAATACATGCATTTTTTTCAATAAACAGAAAAGCCttaagcttagcggagtttagaaaaggtttggatggcttcctaaaggaaaggtccatagatcgttattaaatggacttggggaaaatccactatttctgggataagcaatataaaatgttttgtatttttgggatcttgccaggtatttgtgatctggattggccactgttggaaacaggatgctgggcttgatggacctttggtctttcccagtatggcaatacttatgtacttatgtaagcagcTAAAGACCCTCCCAGCCCTTTTCGTACCCTCAACTCCTGATCCCCCTGGATATCCTGCCTCTCACCCCACGTGGTTATCTGTCCACATAGTGCTGACAGAGGTCAGGCAATATTTTGGAATATTTAGGAATGTGGCATTGATGTTCCAAGAGCCAGCTGATACTGCCCCTGAATGGAGAAAGGGGCCGGGTGTTTGGGAGAGGGCCTGAAGGGATCTTTGTTTTAaattcaggttttttttcctgATGGGGAGATTCCGGCCTTTTGGTTTTTCCTGTGTATTGGGAACATTCTAGTGTCTATTAAGTTTTAATTAGTTGGATttcactcacacctttttcagcagtagcttaaggtgagttatattcggggatactaggtatttccctgtccttggagggctcacagtttaagGGACTCTCTTACTAACGCTTAACGTGTGCTAATGGagttaaatgctaagatgcccatttgATACctttgggcttcttagcatttagtgtacgCGAAGGGGTCCTAAGTttttacttgaggcaatggaaagGTTTAGTGACTTGTCCCATGATCAAAATgagcaacagcagcaggatttgaaccaggcgtCCCTAGTTGGTGGTCCACTGCTGTGacccttaggctactcctccacatgagACGAAAATGAAAAGAAGCTCTCCTAATAAGGGGTAATCTAGGCATCGATTACTTATCGTCTTCAGCCTTTGCCCGTAGGGAAGCCCTTCCAGCCCAATGACCATTTGTGCTGCTATTGGGGACATCTAAGTTTCCGAAAAGTGCTCCACTACAGACATTAGGGGAGGTTGTTCTGTTAATCTCCGAGTGCTTGATGTCCCCGCTGAAAAAGCAAGGGATTCTGGACTCTCTGTTAACTTCAGGAAAAATGAACATTTATCTTAGTTATTTcagaaacataaatgtttatgttcagACACATAAATGCTTGTTTTGCTATTCTTggaacataaatgtttatatgCTACACAGATATATTTCTGTGTCCATTTTGACCTGATGATATTGTAGACGTTtacttttctaaaatggatgtttatgctgcacaTAGAGAGACATTTTTGAtaagatgtctaagtctgactttggacgtttcgctcaaaacatccagaatccgaatagcaaatatacccattttcgaaaaaggcaaaacatctatctttat is drawn from Microcaecilia unicolor chromosome 14, aMicUni1.1, whole genome shotgun sequence and contains these coding sequences:
- the LOC115457351 gene encoding olfactory receptor 5B21-like, producing the protein MRTKDPGDVENITAVTEFIILGLSDNPDLQVPLFLIFLLIYLITLLGNLAIVIATCIDPRLHTPMYFFLSHLSFTDICCTSNIVPKLLVIFLAGEKTISYSGCIMQLFFFMGFACTECFLLTAMAYDRYVAVCHPLHYLLIMNQKVYVLLAAASWTGGFLTSVTIMVSVICLSFCASNEINHIFCELMPLLKLSCTDTASAETVLFIAAALTSVPASLVTLTSYTFIISAILRIRSAEGKRKAFSTCSSHLTVISVFYLSIFCVYLRPNSTYSLQQGKILSVVYTTVTPMLNPLIYSLRNKDVKNALRKVIGR